In one window of Macadamia integrifolia cultivar HAES 741 chromosome 2, SCU_Mint_v3, whole genome shotgun sequence DNA:
- the LOC122056929 gene encoding GATA transcription factor 9-like — translation MEAPELFHTGYCRTGNSQFTTEIPKSGDHFFIDDLLDFSNEDAILNDGTFVSGTGNSTDSSTVTAVDSCNSSFSGGGDLHFSGNLGCRNFTDAHFSGDLCVPYDDLAELEWLSNFVEESFSSEDLQKLQLISGMKARTNEASETNEFHQPESNMNHNDNNQIFRPELSVPGKARSKRSRAAPINWSSRLLVLSPTSSSSESDVVSSSGKKTPKGTMKKKESLDNAGGSNNWEGRKCLHCATDKTPQWRTGPMGPKTLCNACGVRYKSGRLVPEYRPAASPTFVLTKHSNSHRKVIELRRQKELQEQHQQQQFLHPNTVFDMSSSDDYLIHHHPGPDFRQLI, via the exons ATGGAAGCACCAGAATTGTTCCACACCGGCTACTGTCGTACAGGGAATTCCCAATTCACAACAGAAATACCCAAATCTGGTGACCATTTCTTCATTGACGACCTCCTCGACTTCTCAAACGAAGACGCTATCCTCAACGATGGCACCTTCGTCTCTGGAACGGGCAATTCCACCGATTCTTCTACTGTCACCGCCGTCGATAGTTGCAATTCTTCGTTCTCCGGCGGTGGCGACCTACATTTCTCTGGTAACCTCGGTTGCCGTAACTTTACCGACGCTCATTTCTCTGGTGACCTCTGTGTTCCG TACGACGATTTAGCAGAGCTGGAATGGCTATCGAATTTCGTCGAGGAGTCGTTCTCGAGCGAGGATTTGCAGAAGCTGCAACTGATATCGGGGATGAAGGCTCGAACAAACGAGGCATCCGAAACAAACGAATTCCACCAACCTGAAAGCAACATGAACCACAACGATAACAACCAGATATTTCGGCCAGAGCTGTCGGTTCCGGGGAAAGCGAGAAGTAAGCGCTCACGCGCTGCTCCAATCAACTGGTCCTCACGCTTGCTCGTGTTATCCCCAACATCGTCGTCTTCGGAATCGGACGTGGTATCGAGCTCAGGCAAGAAAACACCGAAAGGgacgatgaagaagaaagagagcttAGACAATGCAGGGGGTAGCAACAACTGGGAGGGGCGAAAGTGCCTGCATTGCGCAACAGACAAGACGCCTCAGTGGCGAACAGGGCCAATGGGGCCGAAGACGCTCTGTAATGCTTGTGGTGTTCGGTACAAATCCGGCAGGCTAGTGCCGGAGTACCGACCTGCTGCGAGCCCGACGTTTGTGCTCACCAAACACTCTAACTCCCACCGAAAGGTGATAGAGCTTCGACGTCAGAAAGAGTTGCAGGAGCAACATCAACAGCAACAGTTCCTGCATCCCAACACAGTCTTTGACATGTCGAGCAGCGATGACTACTTGATCCATCACCACCCAGGTCCCGATTTCAGGCAGCTAATCTGA